A DNA window from Acetilactobacillus jinshanensis contains the following coding sequences:
- the prfA gene encoding peptide chain release factor 1, which yields MDEEKKEFRAIINQLQAAVDRYDELNELISDPQIIKDSRKFAKLSKEDGELRGLVTEFAHYKKLTKAIAGDKEMLGENLGNEMKALTKDEITKLSGQRAKSIHKLKLMLIPKDPNDNKNIIMEIHAAAGGDEGGLFAADLFNMYTRYAESQGWKVQVIDKHENEVGGFNEIVLMITGKNVYSKLKFENGAHRVQRIPKTESSGRIQTSTATVGVMPEEPNLKIKINPKDIRTDVFRASGAGGQHVNKTQSAVRMTYLPANIVVSIQDQRSQQQNRIKAMEVLKSRVYHYYKEKENKKYDEKRKSAVGSGARAERIRTYNYPQNRVTDHRINLTINKLDKVMNGDLEGIIDALIMSDQAKKLENLTK from the coding sequence ATGGACGAAGAAAAGAAAGAATTTCGTGCAATTATCAATCAGTTACAGGCTGCCGTTGATCGATATGATGAATTAAATGAATTAATCAGTGATCCTCAGATCATCAAAGATTCCCGTAAATTCGCCAAATTATCTAAAGAAGATGGTGAATTACGAGGGTTAGTGACTGAATTCGCGCATTATAAGAAGCTCACTAAAGCCATTGCTGGCGATAAAGAAATGCTTGGTGAAAACTTGGGTAATGAAATGAAAGCCCTGACCAAAGACGAAATTACTAAATTGTCTGGTCAACGAGCTAAATCAATTCATAAGTTGAAGTTAATGTTGATTCCAAAGGATCCAAACGATAACAAGAACATCATCATGGAAATTCATGCCGCTGCTGGTGGTGATGAAGGTGGCTTGTTTGCTGCGGATCTGTTCAACATGTACACCCGTTATGCCGAAAGTCAGGGCTGGAAAGTTCAGGTCATCGATAAACATGAAAACGAAGTTGGTGGCTTTAACGAAATCGTTTTAATGATCACGGGTAAAAACGTTTATTCAAAATTAAAGTTTGAAAACGGTGCCCACCGTGTTCAGCGAATTCCAAAGACCGAATCATCAGGCCGGATTCAAACCTCAACCGCAACCGTGGGTGTCATGCCTGAAGAACCTAACCTTAAGATTAAGATTAATCCAAAGGACATTCGAACCGATGTATTCCGTGCTTCTGGTGCCGGTGGTCAGCATGTCAACAAGACCCAGTCTGCCGTTCGAATGACTTATTTACCGGCTAACATTGTGGTTTCAATCCAGGATCAGCGTTCTCAGCAACAGAACCGAATTAAAGCGATGGAAGTTCTAAAATCACGTGTTTATCATTATTATAAAGAAAAAGAAAACAAGAAATATGATGAAAAGCGTAAATCGGCAGTTGGTTCAGGAGCTCGTGCCGAACGAATCAGAACCTATAATTATCCGCAGAACCGAGTTACTGACCACCGAATTAATTTAACCATTAATAAGTTAGATAAGGTAATGAATGGTGATCTTGAAGGCATCATTGATGCTTTAATCATGTCTGATCAAGCCAAGAAATTAGAGAACTTAACTAAGTAA
- a CDS encoding serine hydrolase domain-containing protein, protein MAIYIEYQKTINAMKQMVKKGVVPGISYAIIDHHQIMANIIGDQEWVPYRKPLLDNQIYDLASLTKVVGTVPVILQLVQQHLLKINDSISKYLPEWKYPQVTVRHLLTHTSGIAGWIPHRNQLPPKKMLKAMLGLHINQNFDRKMVYSDTNFIFLGLIAKRITGKPIHQLITQMVLKPLDMTSSGFNPVDKKRCVPTEVMHGKLLKGTPDDPKAQILGPDCGSAGLFSTVSDLIKYCQAILYPQTDPAVLTPRMTNELFHDHTYHGSLGRSYGWAVRHKPHFYIYQSGYTGTGIAIQPDRQRAFIFLSNRVHPKRPNIPFLAYRKHVVETFISEK, encoded by the coding sequence GTGGCGATATATATCGAATATCAGAAGACGATTAACGCCATGAAGCAAATGGTTAAAAAGGGTGTTGTCCCTGGCATTTCGTACGCAATTATTGACCATCATCAGATAATGGCCAATATCATCGGTGATCAGGAATGGGTTCCGTATCGAAAGCCATTACTGGATAATCAAATCTATGATCTAGCATCGTTGACTAAAGTCGTCGGGACGGTCCCGGTCATTCTACAGTTAGTTCAGCAACATCTTTTAAAAATTAATGATTCGATATCAAAATATTTGCCAGAATGGAAATACCCACAAGTTACCGTTCGCCACTTATTAACTCATACTTCTGGAATTGCTGGGTGGATTCCGCATCGAAATCAGTTACCGCCCAAGAAAATGTTAAAGGCCATGTTAGGTCTTCACATTAATCAGAATTTTGATCGAAAAATGGTTTACAGTGATACCAACTTCATTTTTCTGGGCTTAATTGCTAAGCGAATTACAGGGAAACCAATTCATCAGTTGATTACTCAGATGGTCTTAAAGCCGTTAGATATGACTAGCAGCGGCTTTAATCCCGTTGATAAAAAACGCTGTGTACCGACTGAAGTGATGCATGGCAAGTTATTGAAGGGAACTCCTGATGATCCTAAAGCTCAGATTTTAGGGCCAGATTGTGGCTCGGCAGGCTTGTTCAGTACCGTAAGTGATCTGATCAAGTATTGCCAGGCTATTTTATACCCACAAACGGATCCTGCTGTTTTAACGCCACGTATGACAAATGAATTATTCCATGACCATACGTATCATGGTTCCTTAGGCCGATCATATGGCTGGGCAGTTCGTCATAAACCGCATTTCTACATCTATCAATCAGGTTATACCGGAACCGGAATTGCAATTCAGCCTGATCGTCAGCGAGCCTTTATCTTTTTATCGAATCGGGTTCACCCGAAGCGACCGAACATTCCGTTCCTGGCTTATCGTAAACACGTTGTTGAGACGTTTATTAGTGAAAAATAG